The following proteins come from a genomic window of Corynebacterium falsenii:
- a CDS encoding DoxX family protein: MMTFAGVSHLTFNREEFQAQVPDWFPMDEDPVVLGSGVAEIGLGLALLTLPQHRRAVGTALAAFYAAIFPGNIAQYTERKNGFGLDTDGKRLGRLFGQPALIAAALWAGGLPEKK; this comes from the coding sequence ATGATGACGTTCGCCGGAGTGTCTCACCTGACGTTCAACCGCGAGGAGTTCCAGGCTCAGGTTCCCGATTGGTTCCCGATGGATGAGGACCCCGTGGTGTTGGGCTCCGGAGTGGCCGAGATTGGTCTGGGTCTGGCGCTGCTCACGCTGCCCCAACACCGCAGGGCCGTGGGTACGGCGTTGGCTGCCTTCTACGCGGCCATTTTCCCGGGCAACATTGCGCAGTATACGGAGCGCAAGAACGGCTTCGGCTTGGATACGGATGGTAAGCGCCTTGGTCGACTGTTCGGCCAGCCCGCGTTGATCGCGGCTGCACTGTGGGCTGGGGGTCTGCCCGAAAAGAAGTAG